Genomic DNA from Candidatus Nitronereus thalassa:
CTGAATTTTTTGGATAGATTCGCATAACGCACCGAGTGAACCCTGCGCATCGGCTTTGACCAATACCGACAAATCCTTTTTTCCCAAATCAGCGCCTTTCGAATACAAATCATCCAAGGTCATCCGCGTGGTTCCGGTTCCTAATTCAGCTGTCCGTTGCTTGTGCTTCCGATCTTCCGCCACCTCCCTGGCCATCCGCTCATCTTTTACCACGACAAATTGATCACCGGCGGCAGGTAAAGCTAACAAACCAATCACTTCCACAGGCGTCGAAGGTCGGGCTTCTTTGAGTTTTTTTCCATCGTGGGAAAGCATGGCTCGGACGCGGCCACTGGTAGTCCCCACCACATAGGGAGCTCCAACTTTCAAAATTCCACTCTGGACCAACACGGTCGCAACCGGGCCCCGACCACGATCCAATTTGGCTTCGAGCACCACGCCCTTTGGAAATTGGGCAATATCAGCCTTTAACTCCATCACTTCCGCTTGTAATAAGATCATCTCGAGTAAGGTATCGAGACCTTGTTTTTCTTTGGCCGACACTTCGACGAAAATCGTCTGTCCACCCCAGGCTTCAGGAATTAACCCTTGATCCGAAAGCCCCTGCTTGACGCGATCAGGATTCGCCCCTGGTTTATCTATTTTATTTACGGCCACAATAATTGGCACATTCGCAGCCTGGGCATGGTGGGCCGCTTCAAGGGTTTGGGGCATGACCCCGTCATCAGCGGCCACAACCAATACCACAATATCAGTGGCTTGAGCCCCTCGGGCCCTCATGGCGGTAAAGGCTTCATGACCTGGAGTATCAAGGAAGGTGACCTTCTTCTCACCGACCGACACTGAATAGGCGCCAATATGCTGAGTGATGCCTCCGGATTCCTGGTCCGTCACATTGCTTTGGCGGATGGCATCCAGAAGCGAGGTTTTTCCGTGATCAACATGCCCCATGATCGTCACCACAGGTGCACGCGGGACCAGCTCTACATCGCCTGTGGATTCCAGCACCTCCTCCAGAAGAGCTTCGCCCTCTTTTTCCACTGAGACTTCTACGTGGATACCAAAACCCTCGGCAATCAATACGCCGGCATCAAGATCCATGGGTTGATTTAAATTCAAGACTACCCCCATTTCCATCAACTTTTTAATGATGTCTCCTGAACGTTGGCCAAGCTGTTCCGCATACTCTTTGACCGTAATACCAGAGTGAAGTTTGATGGTTTTTTTTCTGGGCTTGGTGATCTCGGCCGTTGTCGAGGATGGTACATGCCGGGAACGCTCTTCTCGTCTTAGCGTGGGAAGAGGACGTAAATCTTGCCACCGGGCGGCATCTTCATATTTGGCGGCAAACAAGGCTTCATCTCGAACCTTCCCAGATTTTTTTGATTTCTTGGGCTTTTCATCTTCACTCAACTTCTCTTCGGTTGATGCTTCGTGTTTTTTTGATGCAACACTTGATTCCTGATCCGGACTGGCTGCCGGAATTTGAACATCCTGGAGGGAATCTTCTGGGGTTGGATGCGGCGAGTCTAAAGCCTCAGTGACTGCAGCAAGTTCTGGGGGAAGCGGAGTCTCTATACTACTGTCAGTTTCGCCAACGGGGGCAAGGGTATCTCGCTCCTCTTCTTCCGGAGTCTCGGGTTCAGGTGTTTCATCCTCATCACGTTTTCGCTTAATGAGAATATGCTTTCGCTCAGGCTTAGCCGGCGCCTCTTCCTCTACCGATTCTTGGCGACTTTTTCCGGTACGTGAAGATGACTTTTTGACTCGTTTCGTCGCCCTCTCAGATTTGCCACTCGAAGGGATCACACTGCTGACTTGGGTGCTGCCAAAAGCAGTCAAGGCCTTCTGCACATCTTCGTCGCTCAGCGTATTACTATGGGAACTCGCTGCAATATCGAGCCGGTTAAGTTCTGGAATCAGAACTTTGCTCTCAATTCCCAATTGTTTGGCTAATTCATAGACTCTCATAGCACCCACATTGCGTTAGGAGGAAGTTGGTGGCGACTCTGATGGCTCTTCACCAGCGCCTTGAACCGAGACGGCCTCCGCTTCCCCGGTGTCCGTCGGAGCTGGATCCGCATCCTCTGGAGGAGTTGAAGGTTCTCCGCCTACTAATTCCCGTTGGGCGTCGGCCTCTTCAGCCAATGCCGCTTTAATCTCTTTTTCTCGTTCGAGCTTTTCCTTTTCATACTCACTGGCACTGATAATATCAATTTTCCACCCGGTAAGTTTGGCGGCTAGACGGACGTTTTGTCCATTTTTTCCTATGGCCAACGATAATTGAGAATCAGCCACCACAACCAATGCGGCTTTTTTCTGCTCATCAATCCCGACTTTTTCAATCGATGCCGGATTCAAGGCTTCGCCAATAAACACTCGAGGGTCAGTCGTCCAAGGAACAATATCGATCTTCTCTCCTTTGAGCTCTCGGACGATGGCCTGAACTCGCGACCCTTTAATCCCGACACAGGCACCAACCGGGTCAACAGCCTTATCACGGGATGCCACGGCAATCTTGGTCCGATCACCCGGCTCACGCACCACACCTTTGATCTCGACGATCTTTTCCATCACCTCAGGCACTTCTAATTGGAATAACTTCACAACAAACTGAGGATGGGCTCGAGTTAAGATCACCTGAACATCTTTTGGGGTCCGTCGAACTTCTAACAACATGGCTCGTAAACGATCCCCTCGGCGATGGGCTTCACGAGGGATTTGTTCATGAACGGGGAGTAGGGCCTCGGTTTTGCCAATTTCCACCAAATAGTTCCGACGCTCCTGCCCTAAAATCACCCCATGTACGAGATCACCTTCCTTTTTGGAATATTCTCGCTCCACAGCCTCCCATTCAGCTTCACGCACCTTCTGACAAATCACTTGCTTGGCCGCTTGCGCCGCGATACGACCAAATTCCTCCATTTCCAAGAGTGATCCCATTTCGTCACCCACCTCGGCCTCAGCATCAATTTCCCTGGCTTCTTTTAAAGAAATTTGAGTTTTGGCATCCGTGACGGGATCCGCAATCGTTTTTAAGGAGACTATTGAAATATCACCGGTTTCAGAATCCACTTGGACCTGAATATTTTCGTTATTGCCGAATCGCTTTTTGGCCGCAGTCAGAAGGGCTGATTCCACAGCAGCAAGGACTCGATCCTTATCAATTCCCTTTTCACGGCCAACCTGCTCAATCACGGCCATAATTTCACGCTTCATAACGATTCCCCTTCTTTCACTCCCTGCCTATTTTTCTGGGCGGGCCCCCATGAAAATCCTTGCAACCTAAAACTCGACTTGTTGTTTTCCTTCTAGAATAGAATTCCAAAAGATTTCCACTTCTTGTGATTGTCGTTGCTTTCCAGTCTGCACAGTCAATGTTAAACCAGTCTCTGTAATGGCAACCAAACGCCCTATCACCTGTTGGGGCTCAGCGCCCGGATCTTGGAATTTCACCTTCAATAGCTTTCCCATGACCCGTTGAAAATCTTGTGGATTCTTTAGCGGACGATCCACCCCGGGCGATGAGACTTCAAGCCCAAAATCAAACGGAATCGGATCTGCAACAGCCAGAGCTCGGCTTAGAGACTGATGAAATTGCTCGCAGTCCCGAATACCAACGCCCCCTTCTTTATCAAGAGTAATTCGAATGGCCGAACCGGCTCCCCTGCCGTGGCATATTACTTCCAGCACTTCCAGATCCAAGGCCCGTGCAATAGGTTCAGCAATAAGCTGCACCTGTTTCCCCAAATCTTTGGTTCCCAATTCCAGACCTAATAAAGTGGAGCCACGGGGGTGACGACAAAGCAAAAAAAAGTGGGCTCTCGCCCACTTCCCTGAATCGGGACAGTACCATTTCCCCCGTTCAAAGGCAAGGGCCCCGATCGAAGCCGGCATTTCCCTCAGGTGGGAGGAAACACAAAATACCACCCGCCAGCCACACCCAAAATTCTAGGCATCTCACTTTTGGAAAACAAGACCTCTTGCATTTGGTTAAAAAAGTAAACTTTCCCAAAATAATTTCGCTTCCTCTCAAATTATCCATAGGCCCTTCCCGGGGGATATGCTACAGTTAGCAGGTTGTTAATCTATGTTTTGGTCACATCCCTCACAATCTCAAAATTCATATGAACCAGGATATCATAAAGTCTTTGCTTCCCTTTGAGTTGAAAGATTGCCCGGTCATTCCATGGCAGTAATTTTATCGATAGCTTCCGGTAAGGGCGGCGCTGGGAAAAGCATGGTTTCCAGTAATTTAGGCCTGTTACTGGCTAAACGTGGCTACCGGGTCACTTTGGTGGACTTAGATACCGGTGGGGCCAATCTTCATGTTTTATTTGGACATTTTCATCCCAAAGCGACTCTCACGGATTTCTTAAACCGCAAAGCCAAAACACTGCAAGGAGTAGCAGAGCCTTTACCCGTACACCAAAACCTTTCCTTAATTTCGGGAACTGGAGAGACCCTTCTCACTTCGAATCTGCCCCACCCCAAGAAAAAACGGCTGCTCAATCATTTACGAAAATTGGATAGTGATCTCGTCTTGGTGGACGTGGGAGCCGGAACACATTTCCATACCTTGGATTTCTTTTTATTCGCGAATGGATATCTCACCGTGGCCACGCCGGACCCGACCTCGGTCCTAGATTTGTATCGCTTTATTAAACTTGCGGCAATTCGCCGAGTACTCTCTGCCTTTTTAGCTCGCGACCCTGTGGCCACCGCATTATCCAACCAAGAATTTCAAAGCATCCAGGATGTATTGAATGCAGTGGGACAAACCAACGAAGCTGGAACGGCCATCGCTCGAACAGCCTTGGAATCTTTTCACCCCTGCCTAATCTTAAATCGCATGGGAATGGCCTCAAAAGTCAATACACTCCACCTTCAGCAGATGGTCCAACAGTATATTGGCACAGAGCTCCATGTATTAGGCCAAATTCCTCAGGATGAAGCAGTAGAACGGTCAATCCGAAAATACCTTCCGGTGGTAGACCATAACCCCACGTCCCCAGCGGCCAGAGCCTTTGAATCAATCACTGATAGTCTTGAAGTATGGATGGAGTCGAATTTATCCGTGGTGGAGGAATGGTAAAGATATTATGTACAGTGTTTGACCACCGGAACTTCTTGAAGGAATCTGGGAGAGGGGACTAATGCTAGACCCTTTGAAAGTTGAAGACGCTTCACATACTTAGGAAGCTTTAGACCCTATCGCGGAGGGGGAGTGGCGGCTTGCAAAGCACTCGAAACCTTTTTAAGCGAGTCGGCCAAACTATCGAGTTCCGCTCCCTTTCTTAACAGTTCTCCTCGCAAACCATTCATCTGATCAGCAAATCGATCGCGCTCTTTCACAATAACGGCATGTTCTTCCAGCATTGCCTGACATTGGTCAAGTTCATTTCGAATTTCCGCATATTTCACTTTATAATCTTTGGCCTCACCAGTAGATTTTTCCAAATCTTGGGTCAGGGTCGCAATATGGTTTTTGCAGTCGTGCAACTCTGATTGAAATTCCTTCCGTTCCTTTTCACTCGCCTGATACTGAAGGCGAAGATCCTGAATGGCTTCAGTCCAACTACGAACAGCGCCTGGGGGCAAATCCGGCAGATTAGGAAGAGGCTTGTCCTTGGCTATAGCCTCCATGGCTCCTTGAATCCAATCAACGAAGGCACCGATTTCATGAAATTTGAAGTCAACGCTGCTGCTCGATGCAGCTTTGGATTCTTCCTCAGGAGCATGCTTGATGATTTCCTTGGCAGGTTCGGGCACAGGTTCCACCACCACTTCCTCCGGAGCTCGGGATTGAAAGTTCTTCAGTAACACCGCCACACAATGCCGGCAAAAGGGTTGTTCGCTGGCAGGGCAGGAACATTTAGTGGTCAATGTGCCACTTTTTAATCGAATCGTCTGTGAATACACTCCATAAGTTCCATCAACCTCAGAATTGATTTGCCCCTCATGCGCATCGAGAATCCGTACGCGGTTTTCGGTCATATACTGATGGCCCAGTTTAAACACATGACCACCAACCACGGACTCCACCATTTCCGGTTCAAGTTGACTTAATTTTTGGGCAGAGCACGAAATCCGGTTGCGCATAAGTCCCTCTTAGGGAAAGAAGTGGGTAAGATCAAGATCTTCAGTGCATCTCTATCAAAGAATTACTCTGAAACCTTCCCAACCGTAGAACGGTCAAGAGCTTCCCTCTTCTCGGTGAGAATTCGTGTAAACTTGACCCTAAATAAGCCAAATATTTGATTGATTTCCACCAAAAAAGAACGTGAATTCCACAAAATATGCCCCGTGAATTTTATTTTTTGCCTGCCTCCCTTTATGCTACACTCCTCGACCTAATCTATGAGCATTCGGTAAAGTCTCCAAACCTTATCAACGGCATTACCCATGAAACTCTATCGTCTTCTTTTTTTTCTTGGCTTTTTTTTGGCAACGGCCCTACCTGCCATAGCCACCGATCTCCATTTTCACAATGTGACATTTCACCGGTGCTATCATGCTCATTCTTGCTTCGTTTCCATTCCGAATCTTCCCAAGATTTTTGGCGATGTGATTTTAATTAGGATTGCCGGAATCGAAACCCCTGAAATTCTGGGGAAATGTGACAAAGAAAAAGAGCTGGCAAACAAAGCCAGAAATTTTGTGAATACCGTGTTGGAAAATGCGAGGGAAATCGAGCTGTACGATTTAGAGCGGGGAGAGCACTTCAACCTCATTGCACGAATTATGGCCAATGGGGAAAATGTTTCAAAACTGCTTATCGACAAAAAATTTGCCTTGCCAGCAAATGAGAAAACAGGAAAGCCTAATTGGTGTTCCTCCTAGTCCCTTCACGAATTCTCTTCACAAAAAGAGATCCCTCTAAACTTTGTGCAAGAAGGCCCCCCGGTAATTTCTTTTGTGATGGTTTTTAGAAAAACGGCAGGAAACACAATGGTGAGCCGCGTGCGGCTCGAACGCACGACCCTCGCCTTAAAAGGGCGATGCTCTACCAACTGAGCTAGCGGCTCACCGAATCGCGATGCTAACAACCAGCATACGCCTTGTCAAACAGCTATGGAATTTTTCAAGCGCTGACTTTGGGAATTTTTGTCCGAGGACGGACATAGGTCATAGGGTTTTTCAGAATGATGGTATGCTCACGATGAGAACCCGTCGACACAATATCAATGGGACAGCCAGTCAGTTCCTCAATTCGCCCTAAATAACGTTTGGCTTCCAAAGGAAGGGCCTTAAATGTCGTGACTCCTGAAGTAGAACCGGTCCAAGCCGGCATCACCTCATAGACTGGTTCGCATTTTGAGAGAATGTCAAGGTCAGCGGGCATATCTCGATATAATTTTCCCTGATACCGATAACCAACAGCAATTTTTAATTGACGGGATCCATCCAAAACATCCAATTTAGTAACTGCCAAAGATGTACAACCATTCACACGGACGGCATAACGCAACACGACAATATCTAACCACCCGCACCGACGGGCGCGCCCTGTAGTCGCTCCAAATTCCTGACCGCGCTCCTGCAATCCGTCGCCTATTGCATCGGATAATTCAGTGGGGAAGGGACCACTTCCCACGCGCGTGGTATAGGCTTTGGTGACGCCAAGTACTGCATCAATTTTTGTTGGACCAACACCCGTTCCAATGCACGCGCCCCCAGCGCAAGAGCTCGAAGAGGTCACGAACGGATACGTCCCAAAATCAATGTCCAAATGCGTGCCTTGCGCCCCTTCAAACAACACACGCCTCCCATTTTCCATGGCTTTGTGAAGTACCAGGGAATCATCGGCAACATGAGGACGTAATCTCTCAGCATAATGTTGGTATTCTTCAACTATGCGATCCGCCGAAAATCCCCGCACTTTATACATATGGCGAAGAAAGCTATTAATTTCGACCAAGTTGTCTTCGACTTTACGTCGAAAAATTTCTGGTTTGAGCAGATCGCCGATCCGTATGCCGATACGGGCCATTTTATCGACATAGGCCGGACCAATACCCTTTCCCGTTGTCCCAATACGTCGTGCCCCTTTGGCTTTTTCAGCTGCTTTATCGATCGCCTTATGATAGGGCATAATGACGTGAGCCCGTTGGCTA
This window encodes:
- the infB gene encoding translation initiation factor IF-2; the protein is MRVYELAKQLGIESKVLIPELNRLDIAASSHSNTLSDEDVQKALTAFGSTQVSSVIPSSGKSERATKRVKKSSSRTGKSRQESVEEEAPAKPERKHILIKRKRDEDETPEPETPEEEERDTLAPVGETDSSIETPLPPELAAVTEALDSPHPTPEDSLQDVQIPAASPDQESSVASKKHEASTEEKLSEDEKPKKSKKSGKVRDEALFAAKYEDAARWQDLRPLPTLRREERSRHVPSSTTAEITKPRKKTIKLHSGITVKEYAEQLGQRSGDIIKKLMEMGVVLNLNQPMDLDAGVLIAEGFGIHVEVSVEKEGEALLEEVLESTGDVELVPRAPVVTIMGHVDHGKTSLLDAIRQSNVTDQESGGITQHIGAYSVSVGEKKVTFLDTPGHEAFTAMRARGAQATDIVVLVVAADDGVMPQTLEAAHHAQAANVPIIVAVNKIDKPGANPDRVKQGLSDQGLIPEAWGGQTIFVEVSAKEKQGLDTLLEMILLQAEVMELKADIAQFPKGVVLEAKLDRGRGPVATVLVQSGILKVGAPYVVGTTSGRVRAMLSHDGKKLKEARPSTPVEVIGLLALPAAGDQFVVVKDERMAREVAEDRKHKQRTAELGTGTTRMTLDDLYSKGADLGKKDLSVLVKADAQGSLGALCESIQKIQSDLVNLQVLHSGVGGITESDVLLASASKAMIVGFHVRPEPKASALAEREGVEIRLHTIIYNAIADVRAAAEGMLEPTLVERVLGRAEVREVFTIPKIGTIAGCYVNDGHMARASEGVRVLRDHVVVYDGKLGSLRRFKDDVREVQQGYECGIAVENFNDIKVGDIIEAYVFDKEAAKL
- the nusA gene encoding transcription termination factor NusA, with protein sequence MKREIMAVIEQVGREKGIDKDRVLAAVESALLTAAKKRFGNNENIQVQVDSETGDISIVSLKTIADPVTDAKTQISLKEAREIDAEAEVGDEMGSLLEMEEFGRIAAQAAKQVICQKVREAEWEAVEREYSKKEGDLVHGVILGQERRNYLVEIGKTEALLPVHEQIPREAHRRGDRLRAMLLEVRRTPKDVQVILTRAHPQFVVKLFQLEVPEVMEKIVEIKGVVREPGDRTKIAVASRDKAVDPVGACVGIKGSRVQAIVRELKGEKIDIVPWTTDPRVFIGEALNPASIEKVGIDEQKKAALVVVADSQLSLAIGKNGQNVRLAAKLTGWKIDIISASEYEKEKLEREKEIKAALAEEADAQRELVGGEPSTPPEDADPAPTDTGEAEAVSVQGAGEEPSESPPTSS
- a CDS encoding ribosome maturation factor RimP; the encoded protein is MPASIGALAFERGKWYCPDSGKWARAHFFLLCRHPRGSTLLGLELGTKDLGKQVQLIAEPIARALDLEVLEVICHGRGAGSAIRITLDKEGGVGIRDCEQFHQSLSRALAVADPIPFDFGLEVSSPGVDRPLKNPQDFQRVMGKLLKVKFQDPGAEPQQVIGRLVAITETGLTLTVQTGKQRQSQEVEIFWNSILEGKQQVEF
- a CDS encoding P-loop NTPase, with the translated sequence MAVILSIASGKGGAGKSMVSSNLGLLLAKRGYRVTLVDLDTGGANLHVLFGHFHPKATLTDFLNRKAKTLQGVAEPLPVHQNLSLISGTGETLLTSNLPHPKKKRLLNHLRKLDSDLVLVDVGAGTHFHTLDFFLFANGYLTVATPDPTSVLDLYRFIKLAAIRRVLSAFLARDPVATALSNQEFQSIQDVLNAVGQTNEAGTAIARTALESFHPCLILNRMGMASKVNTLHLQQMVQQYIGTELHVLGQIPQDEAVERSIRKYLPVVDHNPTSPAARAFESITDSLEVWMESNLSVVEEW
- a CDS encoding SWIM zinc finger family protein, with translation MRNRISCSAQKLSQLEPEMVESVVGGHVFKLGHQYMTENRVRILDAHEGQINSEVDGTYGVYSQTIRLKSGTLTTKCSCPASEQPFCRHCVAVLLKNFQSRAPEEVVVEPVPEPAKEIIKHAPEEESKAASSSSVDFKFHEIGAFVDWIQGAMEAIAKDKPLPNLPDLPPGAVRSWTEAIQDLRLQYQASEKERKEFQSELHDCKNHIATLTQDLEKSTGEAKDYKVKYAEIRNELDQCQAMLEEHAVIVKERDRFADQMNGLRGELLRKGAELDSLADSLKKVSSALQAATPPPR
- a CDS encoding thermonuclease family protein, with amino-acid sequence MKLYRLLFFLGFFLATALPAIATDLHFHNVTFHRCYHAHSCFVSIPNLPKIFGDVILIRIAGIETPEILGKCDKEKELANKARNFVNTVLENAREIELYDLERGEHFNLIARIMANGENVSKLLIDKKFALPANEKTGKPNWCSS
- a CDS encoding adenylosuccinate synthase, coding for MANLVVIGSQWGDEGKGKIVDILSRDADLVVRYQGGSNAGHTVVTRKGTYIFHLIPSGILSRGKLCVLGSGVVIDPGALIGELDQLQKHGIKVGKNFMISQRAHVIMPYHKAIDKAAEKAKGARRIGTTGKGIGPAYVDKMARIGIRIGDLLKPEIFRRKVEDNLVEINSFLRHMYKVRGFSADRIVEEYQHYAERLRPHVADDSLVLHKAMENGRRVLFEGAQGTHLDIDFGTYPFVTSSSSCAGGACIGTGVGPTKIDAVLGVTKAYTTRVGSGPFPTELSDAIGDGLQERGQEFGATTGRARRCGWLDIVVLRYAVRVNGCTSLAVTKLDVLDGSRQLKIAVGYRYQGKLYRDMPADLDILSKCEPVYEVMPAWTGSTSGVTTFKALPLEAKRYLGRIEELTGCPIDIVSTGSHREHTIILKNPMTYVRPRTKIPKVSA